The Centroberyx gerrardi isolate f3 chromosome 7, fCenGer3.hap1.cur.20231027, whole genome shotgun sequence genome contains a region encoding:
- the smarca4a gene encoding transcription activator BRG1 isoform X2 translates to MSTPDPPMGGTPRPGPSPGPGPSPGAMMGPSPGPSPGSAHSMMGPSPGPPGSGHPHPPQGPSGYPQDNMHQMHKPMEGMHEKGMPDDPRYAQMKGMAMRPGGHSGMGPPPSPMDQHSQGYPSPLGGSEHAPSPVPANGPPSGPMIPGGPAGPVAGPMEGSGDPGQGMAQQNRSVPQGPGGPGGAAGGPGGAGGPTPFNQNQLHQLRAQIMAYKMLARSQPLPEHLQMAVQGKRPMPGMQQQPIPSMPPSTGPGAGPGAGPGPAQANYNRPHGMVGPNMPPPGPAGVPPGMQGQPTNGPPKSWPEGPMVNAAAPSSAPQKLIPPQPTGRPSPAPPSVPPAASPVMPPQTQSPGQPAQPPPMMLHQKQNRITPIQKPRGLDPVEILQEREYRLQARIAHRIQELENLPGSLAGDLRTKANIELKALRLLNFQRQLRQEVVVCMRRDTALETALNAKAYKRSKRQSLREARITEKLEKQQKIEQERKRRQKHQEYLNSILQHAKDFKEYHRSITGKIQKATKAVATYHANTEREQKKENERIEKERMRRLMAEDEEGYRKLIDQKKDKRLAYLLQQTDEYVANLTELVRAHKAAQALKEKKKKKKKKPEVPEGGAAGLGPDGEPLDETSQMSDLPVKVIHVDSGKILTGVEAPKAGQLETWLEMNPGYEVAPRSDSEDSGSDDDEDEEDEEEQHQPSSAPSEEKKKIPDPDSEDVSEVDVRHIIEHAKQDVDDEYGNAAFARGLQSYYAVAHAVTEKVDKQSSLLVNGQLKQYQIKGLEWLVSLYNNNLNGILADEMGLGKTIQTIALITYLMENKRINGPFLIIVPLSTLSNWVYEFDKWAPSVVKVSYKGSPAARRAFIPILRSGKFNVLLTTYEYIIKDKQVLAKLRWKYMIVDEGHRMKNHHCKLTQVLNTHYLAPRRVLLTGTPLQNKLPELWALLNFLLPTIFKSCSTFEQWFNAPFAMTGEKVDLNEEETILIIRRLHKVLRPFLLRRLKKEVEAQLPEKVEYVIKCDMSALQRVLYRHMQAKGVLLTDGSEKDKKGKGGTKTLMNTIMQLRKICNHPYMFQHIEESFSEHLGYSGGIVSGPDLFRSSGKFELLDRILPKLRATNHKVLLFCQMTTLMTIMEDYFAYRNFKYLRLDGTTKAEDRGMLLKTFNDPASEYFVFLLSTRAGGLGLNLQSADTVIIFDSDWNPHQDLQAQDRAHRIGQQNEVRVLRLCTVNSVEEKILAAAKYKLNVDQKVIQAGMFDQKSSGCERRAFLQAILEHEEQDEVGARGGCRTRGAWEEDEVPDDETVNQMIARSEEEFEQFMRMDLDRRREEARNPKRKPRLMEEDDMPAWILKDDAEVERLTCEEEEEKMFGRGSRQRKEVDYSDSLTEKQWLKAIEEGNLEDIEEEVRHKKTTRKRKRDRDHDAGPATPSSSGGRGREKDEEVKKAKKRGRPPAEKLSPNPPSLTKKMKKIVDAVIKYKDGSNGRQLSEVFIQLPSRKELPEYYELIRKPVDFRKIKERIRSHKYRSLNDLEKDVMLLCQNAQTFNLEGSLIYEDSIVLQSVFTSVRQKIEKEDDSEGEESEEEEEEVDEGSESESRSVKVKIKLSRKEKGERGGKGQRRRGRGARAKPVVSDDDSEEEQEEERSASGSEED, encoded by the exons CCCATGGAAGGCATGCATGAGAAGGGAATGCCTGATGACCCCCGCTATGCCCAGATGAAGGGCATGGCCATGAGACCAGGGGGACACAGTGGGATGGGACCCCCTCCAAGCCCCATGGACCAGCATTCCCAAG GTTACCCCTCTCCATTGGGAGGCTCAGAACACGCCCCTAGCCCTGTCCCAGCCAATGGCCCGCCCTCTGGCCCCATGATTCCCGGAGGTCCCGCCGGCCCCGTGGCTGGCCCCATGGAGGGCAGCGGGGACCCTGGGCAGGGCATGGCCCAACAGAACCGCAGCGTTCCCCAGGGTCCAGGCGGGCCCGGCGGTGCGGCAGGAGGACCGGGCGGCGCGGGCGGACCCACTCCCTTCAACCAGAACCAGCTGCACCAGCTCAGGGCCCAGATCATGGCCTACAAGATGCTGGCCCGCAGTCAGCCCTTACCAGAGCACCTGCAGATGGCTGTGCAGGGCAAGAGGCCCATGCCAGGGATGCAGCAACAGCCGATACCGAGCATGCCGCCTTCCACTGGGCCTGGAGCTGGACCTGGGGCCGGGCCGGGACCAGCACAGGCCAACTACAATAGACCACACG GCATGGTCGGTCCCAATATGCCTCCTCCTGGACCTGCAGGTGTTCCCCCAGGTATGCAAGGCCAGCCAACCAACGGACCCCCGAAATCATGGCCCGAAG GACCAATGGTGAATGCTGCCGCCCCGTCCAGCGCTCCTCAGAAGCTGATTCCGCCTCAGCCCACCGGCAGACCCTCTCCCGCTCCTCCCTCTGTGCCTCCCGCTGCCTCCCCAGTCATGCCCCCTCAGACCCAGTCTCCAGGACAGCCTGCCCAGCCCCCGCCCATGATGCTGCACCAGAAGCAGAATCGCATAACCCCCATCCAGAAACCCCGCGGGCTGGACCCAGTGGAAATCCTCCAGGAGAGAGAGTACCG GCTACAGGCTCGTATTGCTCACCGTATCCAGGAGCTGGAGAACCTGCCTGGCTCCTTAGCTGGAGACCTGCGCACCAAGGCCAACATCGAGCTTAAGGCCCTGAGGCTGCTGAACTTCCAGAGACAG CTGCGTCAGGAGGTGGTGGTGTGTATGCGTCGTGACACGGCTTTGGAAACAGCACTTAACGCTAAGGCCTACAAGCGCAGCAAGCGCCAGTCGCTACGGGAGGCCCGCATCACCGAGAAGCTGGAGAAACAGCAGAAGATCGAACAGGAGCGCAAACGTCGACAGAAGCACCAG GAATACCTCAACAGCATCCTGCAGCATGCCAAGGACTTCAAGGAGTACCACCGCTCCATCACAGGGAAGATCCAGAAGGCTACCAAAGCCGTGGCCACCTATCATGCCAACACTGAGCGCGAGCAGAAGAAGGAGAACGAGCGCATTGAGAAGGAAAGAATGCGGAGGCTAATG GCTGAAGATGAAGAGGGTTACCGTAAACTCATCGACCAAAAGAAAGACAAGCGTCTTGCCTACCTGCTCCAGCAGACGGACGAGTATGTGGCCAACCTCACCGAGCTGGTGCGAGCCCACAAAGCCGCTCAAGCTctcaaggagaagaagaagaagaagaaaaagaag CCAGAGGTTCCAGAGGGTGGTGCTGCTGGACTGGGACCCGATGGAGAG cCGTTGGATGAGACTAGTCAGATGAGCGACCTGCCGGTGAAGGTCATCCATGTGGACAGTGGAAAGATCCTGACCGGGGTTGAAGCACCCAAGGCCGGTCAGCTGGAGACCTGGCTTGAAATGAACCCTGG GTATGAAGTAGCCCCACGTtcagacagtgaagacagtgggtctgatgatgatgaggacgAG gaggatgaggaagagcagcACCAGCCCTCTTCAGCCCcgtcagaggagaagaagaagattccTGACCCTGACAGCGAAGACGTATCTGAAGTGGATGTCCGGCACATCATCGA ACACGCCAAGCAGGATGTAGACGATGAGTACGGTAACGCAGCCTTCGCCAGAGGCCTGCAGTCGTACTACGCTGTGGCTCACGCTGTCACTGAGAAGGTGGACAAACAGTCCTCACTGCTGGTCAACGGGCAGCTCAAACAATACCAG ATTAAAGGTCTGGAGTGGCTGGTGTCGCTGTACAACAACAACCTCAATGGCATCCTGGCTGATGAGATGGGTCTAGGAAAAACAATCCAGACCATCGCCCTCATCACTTACCTCATGGAGAACAAACGCATCAATGGGCCCTTCCTCATCATTGTGCCACTCTC aaCTCTATCTAACTGGGTCTACGAGTTTGATAAGTGGGCGCCGTCTGTCGTCAAGGTCTCCTACAAG GGTTCCCCAGCTGCTCGCCGTGCATTCATCCCCATCCTGCGCAGCGGCAAGTTCAACGTGCTTCTCACCACGTATGAGTACATCATCAAGGACAAGCAAGTGCTAGCTAAG CTTCGCTGGAAGTACATGATTGTGGACGAGGGCCATCGTATGAAGAACCACCACTGTAAGCTGACTCAGGTCCTGAACACGCACTACCTGGCCCCGCGGCGGGTGCTGCTGACCGGCACGCCGCTGCAGAACAAGCTGCCTGAGCTCTGGGCACTGCTCAACTTCCTCCTGCCCACCATCTTCAAGAGCTGCAGCACCTTCGAACAGTGGTTCAACGCCCCCTTCGCCATGACTGGAGAGAAG GTCGACCTGAATGAAGAAGAGACCATCCTGATCATTCGTCGTCTGCACAAGGTGCTGCGACCCTTCCTGCTGCGCCGACTCAAGAAGGAAGTCGAGGCCCAGCTGCCTGAGAAG GTGGAGTATGTGATTAAGTGCGACATGTCAGCCTTACAGAGGGTCCTGTACAGACACATGCAGGCCAAGGGTGTCCTGCTCACTGATGGGtcagagaaagacaagaag GGTAAAGGTGGCACGAAGACCCTGATGAACACTATTATGCAACTGAGGAAGATCTGCAACCACCCCTACATGTTCCAGCACATTGAG gagtCCTTCTCTGAGCATCTTGGTTATTCTGGCGGAATAGTGTCTGG CCCTGACCTGTTCCGCTCCTCTGGGAAGTTTGAGCTGCTGGACCGTATCCTGCCCAAGCTGCGGGCCACCAACCACAAAGTGCTGCTCTTCTGTCAAATGACGACACTCATGACCATCATGGAGGACTACTTTGCCTACCGCAACTTCAAGTACCTGCGTCTGGATG GAACCACCAAGGCTGAGGACCGTGGCATGCTGCTGAAGACGTTCAACGACCCAGCCTCTGAGTACTTTGTGTTCCTGCTCAGTACCAGGGCAGGAGGCCTGGGCCTCAACCTGCAGTCTGCTGACACAGTCATCATCTTCGACAGCGACTGGAACCCACATCAG GACCTGCAGGCCCAGGACAGAGCCCACCGTATTGGTCAGCAGAACGAGGTGCGCGTACTGCGCCTCTGCACAGTCAACAGCGTGGAGGAAAAGATCCTGGCTGCAGCCAAGTACAAACTGAATGTGGACCAGAAGGTCATCCAGGCCGGCATGTTCGACCAGAAGTCTTCCGGCTGTGAGCGGCGGGCCTTCTTGCAGGCCATTCTGGAGCACGAGGAACAGGACGAGGTCGGGGCTCGGGGGGGCTGCCGCACTAGGGGGGCGTGG GAGGAAGACGAGGTGCCCGATGATGAGACGGTCAACCAGATGATTGCCAGAAGCGAAGAGGAGTTTGAACAGTTCATG CGCATGGATCTGGACCGGCGCCGCGAGGAGGCCCGCAACCCTAAGAGGAAACCCCGTCTGATGGAGGAGGACGATATGCCCGCCTGGATCTTGAAGGACGACGCCGAGGTGGAGAGGCTGACCtgcgaagaggaggaggagaagatgttTGGCAGAGGCTCCCGCCAGCGTAAGGAGGTGGACTACAGCGACTCACTCACTGAGAAACAGTGGCTGAAG GCCATAGAAGAGGGCAATCTGGAGGACATTGAGGAGGAGGTGCGTCACAAAAAGACGACCAGGAAGCGCAAGAGAGACCGCGACCACGACGCAGGCCCGGCCACGCCCAGCTCCAGTGGCGGCCGCGGGCGGGAGAAGGacgaggaggtgaagaaggcaAAGAAACGCGGCCGTCCGCCTGCCGAGAAGCTCTCTCCCaaccctccttccctcaccaagaagatgaagaagatcgTCGACGCCGTCATCAAGTACAAGGATGG CAGTAATGGGCGGCAGCTGAGTGAGGTTTTCATCCAGCTGCCGTCGCGCAAGGAGCTGCCAGAGTACTACGAGCTCATCCGCAAACCCGTAGACTTCAGGAAGATCAAG GAAAGGATCCGTAGCCATAAGTACCGCAGCCTGAACGACCTGGAGAAGGACGTGATGCTGCTGTGTCAAAATGCCCAGACCTTCAACCTGGAGGGGTCTCTG ATCTATGAGGACTCCATCGTCCTTCAGTCAGTCTTCACCAGTGTGAGGCAGAAGATCGAGAAGGAGGACGACAGCGAGGGTGAGGaaagtgaggaagaagaggaggaggtggacgaAGGCTCTGAGTCTGAAT CTCGTTCAGTGAAGGTGAAGATTAAGCTGAGCCGGAAAGAAAAGGGGGAGCGAGGAGGAAAAGGACAACGACGGAGGGGCCGCGGCGCCCGGGCCAAACCTGTGGTGAGCGACGATGACAGTgaagaggaacaggaagag GAGCGTTCGGCCAGCGGCAGCGAGGAGGACTGA